The Desulfocurvus vexinensis DSM 17965 genome includes a window with the following:
- a CDS encoding CoB--CoM heterodisulfide reductase iron-sulfur subunit B family protein: MSPAFAYYPGCSLEGTAVEYDRSGRACCAVLGIELTEIPDWSCCGSSPAHAVDTVLSGALAARNLGLARQGGFGGVVTPCPNCLVNLRTASRDLDDPDRRARINALLSTPCEGGLPAVSLLQALHEQAGPAALAAAVVRPLAGLKVAPYYGCILHRPPGLMAFDDPENPVAMDQLLEAAGAEVVAFPFKTECCGASYGVPRKDLVMELSGRLLEAAADLGADALAVACPLCQMNLDLRQDQIAASRRRAFGIPVFYFTQLLGLALGLGRADLGLDRLVVDPGPALRKLGTGG; this comes from the coding sequence ATGAGCCCCGCCTTCGCCTACTACCCCGGTTGCTCCCTGGAAGGCACCGCAGTGGAATACGACCGTTCGGGGCGCGCCTGCTGCGCGGTCCTGGGCATCGAGCTGACCGAGATCCCCGACTGGAGCTGCTGCGGCTCCTCCCCGGCCCACGCGGTGGATACGGTGCTTTCCGGAGCCCTGGCCGCGCGCAACCTGGGCCTGGCCCGCCAGGGCGGCTTCGGCGGCGTGGTCACCCCGTGCCCCAACTGCCTGGTCAACCTGCGCACGGCCTCGCGCGACCTGGACGACCCCGACCGGCGCGCGCGCATCAACGCGCTGCTGTCCACGCCCTGCGAAGGCGGGCTGCCCGCCGTGTCGCTGCTCCAGGCGCTGCATGAGCAGGCCGGGCCCGCGGCCCTGGCCGCTGCCGTGGTCCGGCCCCTGGCCGGGCTCAAGGTCGCGCCGTACTATGGCTGCATCCTGCACCGCCCGCCGGGGCTGATGGCCTTCGACGACCCCGAGAACCCCGTGGCCATGGACCAGCTCCTGGAAGCCGCCGGGGCCGAGGTGGTGGCCTTCCCCTTCAAGACCGAATGCTGCGGCGCGTCCTACGGCGTGCCGCGCAAGGATCTGGTCATGGAGCTGTCGGGCCGGCTGCTGGAGGCCGCCGCAGACCTGGGCGCCGACGCCCTGGCCGTGGCCTGTCCGCTGTGCCAGATGAACCTGGACCTGCGCCAGGACCAGATCGCCGCCAGCCGCCGCCGGGCTTTCGGCATTCCGGTGTTCTATTTCACGCAGCTTTTGGGCCTGGCCCTGGGGCTGGGCCGGGCCGACCTGGGCCTGGACCGGCTGGTGGTGGACCCCGGCCCGGCCCTGCGCAAGCTCGGGACGGGGGGCTGA
- a CDS encoding nitroreductase family protein, which yields MFCNTDICKRCGACVAECPFEVVVPDAQGFPGLRRAARKMCIGCGHCVAVCPVGALTLPELPVTPGLAPADCPPLPASQRLAPERAELFLTSRRSVRTYRPEPLERAVLAGLLAVAAHAPSAHNRQPVRWVVSATPGRTRALAGMVVEHMAARGLFPGIQRHWAAGEDRVLRGAPHVAVATAPLDGLNPAEDCCAAAAYLELAAHARGLGACWAGFLMEAAREHPPLARALGVAPGHGVFAAIMLGKPRFRYRRVPLRRAPLVDWLE from the coding sequence ATGTTCTGCAATACCGATATCTGCAAGCGCTGCGGCGCGTGCGTGGCCGAATGCCCCTTCGAGGTCGTCGTTCCCGACGCCCAGGGCTTTCCCGGGCTGCGCCGCGCGGCGCGCAAGATGTGCATCGGCTGCGGGCACTGCGTGGCCGTGTGCCCCGTGGGCGCCCTGACCCTGCCCGAGCTGCCCGTGACCCCCGGGCTGGCCCCGGCCGACTGCCCGCCGCTGCCCGCCAGCCAGCGCCTGGCCCCCGAGCGGGCCGAACTGTTCCTGACCTCGCGCCGCTCGGTGCGCACCTACCGGCCCGAGCCCCTGGAGCGCGCGGTTCTGGCGGGCCTGCTGGCCGTGGCCGCCCACGCCCCCAGCGCCCACAACCGCCAGCCCGTGCGCTGGGTGGTCAGCGCCACGCCCGGGCGCACCCGCGCCCTGGCCGGGATGGTGGTGGAGCACATGGCCGCGCGCGGCCTGTTCCCGGGCATCCAGCGCCACTGGGCCGCCGGGGAGGACCGCGTGCTGCGCGGCGCCCCCCACGTGGCCGTGGCCACCGCGCCCCTGGACGGGCTGAACCCCGCCGAGGACTGCTGCGCCGCCGCCGCCTACCTGGAGCTGGCGGCCCATGCCCGGGGCCTGGGCGCCTGCTGGGCCGGGTTCCTCATGGAGGCCGCGCGCGAGCATCCGCCCCTGGCCCGGGCCCTGGGCGTGGCCCCCGGGCACGGCGTGTTCGCGGCCATCATGCTCGGCAAGCCGCGCTTCCGTTACCGCCGGGTGCCCCTGCGCCGGGCCCCGCTGGTGGACTGGCTGGAGTAG
- a CDS encoding hydrogenase iron-sulfur subunit, giving the protein MPDPVADLRIVGFLCNWCSYGGADTAGVARLAQPTDLRIVRVPCSGRIDPLFIAKAFYGGADGVLVSGCHPRDCHYSEGNYHARRRLELFLRLLPALGIDPGRFLYTWVSASEGQRWQRVVADFTARIHALGPMPRLRETDLAAAACHPVAPGEGA; this is encoded by the coding sequence ATGCCGGACCCCGTTGCCGACCTGCGGATAGTCGGCTTTCTGTGCAACTGGTGCTCCTACGGCGGGGCCGACACCGCCGGGGTCGCCCGGCTGGCCCAGCCTACGGACCTGCGCATCGTGCGCGTGCCCTGCTCGGGGCGCATCGACCCGCTGTTCATCGCCAAGGCCTTCTACGGCGGGGCCGACGGGGTGCTGGTCTCCGGCTGCCACCCGCGCGACTGCCACTACTCCGAGGGCAACTACCACGCCCGGCGGCGCCTGGAACTCTTCCTGCGCCTGCTGCCCGCCCTGGGCATCGACCCGGGCCGCTTCCTGTACACCTGGGTCTCGGCCTCCGAGGGCCAGCGCTGGCAGCGGGTGGTGGCCGATTTCACGGCGCGCATCCACGCCCTGGGGCCCATGCCCCGGCTGCGTGAAACCGATCTTGCTGCTGCGGCCTGCCATCCGGTGGCCCCCGGGGAGGGCGCATGA
- a CDS encoding 4Fe-4S dicluster domain-containing protein yields the protein MSASELLFLPREAVGPWLRALAGARRVLAPVRRGPVVLFGPPDFEAPEGGQGALVLDRLAAQSPRGAVLPQTEDLLHLHFTRDPETGQARTEVRVPPGPQPAVLFAARPCDVRGLAELDRVFTAGPVADPYYAARRAATAVVALACAGPQDAACFCHWSGGPCAAPGADVWLFPLADGFAARAQTPLGAELLAASAAVPAPGREAEVDALALAAREAMGPAPDLTRLPEAFQARFGDAAFWEGLSRACVGCGVCAYVCPTCQCFNITDERHGATGRRLRTWDHCMAHGFTLEASGHNPRAGKGLRYRQRLGHKFVYNRDQRPDGVPGCTGCGRCVRLCPGCMDIRRAALAVLGGSSD from the coding sequence ATGAGCGCGAGCGAACTGCTGTTCCTGCCCCGGGAGGCCGTGGGCCCGTGGCTGCGGGCCCTGGCCGGGGCGCGGCGCGTGCTGGCCCCGGTGCGGCGCGGCCCCGTGGTGCTTTTCGGCCCGCCGGATTTCGAGGCCCCGGAAGGGGGGCAGGGCGCCCTGGTGCTGGACCGGCTTGCCGCCCAGTCGCCCCGGGGCGCCGTGCTGCCGCAGACCGAGGACCTGTTGCACCTGCATTTCACCCGCGACCCCGAGACCGGGCAGGCGCGCACCGAGGTGCGCGTGCCTCCGGGCCCGCAGCCCGCCGTGCTCTTCGCCGCGCGGCCCTGCGACGTGCGCGGGCTGGCGGAGCTGGACCGCGTGTTCACCGCCGGGCCGGTGGCGGACCCGTACTACGCCGCGCGGCGCGCGGCCACGGCGGTGGTGGCCCTGGCCTGCGCCGGGCCGCAGGACGCGGCCTGCTTCTGCCACTGGTCCGGCGGGCCCTGCGCGGCCCCGGGGGCCGACGTGTGGCTGTTCCCCCTGGCGGACGGCTTCGCGGCCCGGGCCCAGACGCCCCTGGGCGCCGAGTTGCTGGCGGCCAGCGCCGCCGTCCCCGCCCCCGGGCGCGAGGCGGAGGTGGACGCCCTGGCCCTGGCCGCCCGCGAGGCCATGGGCCCGGCGCCCGACCTGACGCGCCTGCCCGAAGCCTTCCAGGCGCGCTTCGGCGACGCGGCCTTCTGGGAGGGCCTGAGCCGCGCCTGCGTGGGCTGCGGAGTCTGCGCCTACGTCTGCCCCACCTGCCAGTGTTTCAATATCACCGACGAGCGCCACGGCGCCACGGGCCGCCGCCTGCGCACCTGGGACCACTGCATGGCCCACGGCTTCACCCTGGAAGCCAGCGGCCACAACCCCCGCGCGGGCAAGGGCCTGCGCTACCGCCAGCGCCTGGGCCACAAATTCGTCTATAACCGCGACCAGCGCCCGGACGGCGTGCCGGGCTGCACGGGCTGCGGGCGTTGCGTGCGCCTGTGCCCGGGGTGCATGGACATCCGCCGGGCGGCCCTGGCCGTGCTGGGAGGCAGCAGTGACTGA
- a CDS encoding 4Fe-4S dicluster domain-containing protein, whose amino-acid sequence MSGQPGITNSDALREALRRAAREALAGGAELVLGWGPGPGPATLAPLFAASPEECDRLDFGPGAVQNLAGSLRGLAGRKVAVCVKGCDSRSVVQLLAEGLLRREELFLIGLPCAGVLDRARLAPGAAAPGDWAAGAPDELLDARCLRCRFPNPVLADVTIGPARAPRAPEGGPDADLDAFLARPALERFRHWEHELGRCLRCYACRNACPLCVCRDHCLAETRRPGWLSQSSSVREKLLFQVIHAVHTAGRCTECGECQRACPMGIPLLTMKRVLAREAEALFGHVAGTDPGQVPPLLTFRAEEPTIPDHGTEEGR is encoded by the coding sequence ATGAGCGGCCAGCCCGGCATCACGAACTCCGACGCCCTGCGCGAGGCCCTGCGCCGCGCGGCGCGCGAGGCCCTGGCCGGGGGCGCCGAGCTGGTGCTCGGCTGGGGCCCGGGGCCCGGCCCCGCGACCCTGGCGCCCCTGTTCGCCGCCAGCCCCGAGGAGTGCGACCGCCTGGACTTCGGCCCCGGCGCCGTGCAGAACCTGGCGGGCTCCCTGCGCGGGCTGGCCGGGCGCAAGGTGGCCGTGTGCGTCAAGGGCTGTGACAGCCGCAGCGTGGTGCAGCTGCTGGCCGAGGGGCTCCTGCGCCGCGAGGAGCTGTTCCTCATCGGCCTGCCCTGCGCCGGGGTGCTGGACCGGGCCAGGCTGGCCCCCGGCGCCGCCGCACCCGGCGACTGGGCCGCCGGGGCGCCCGACGAACTGCTGGACGCCCGCTGCCTGCGCTGCCGCTTCCCCAACCCCGTGCTGGCCGACGTGACCATCGGCCCCGCGCGCGCCCCGCGCGCGCCCGAGGGCGGGCCGGACGCCGACCTGGACGCCTTCCTGGCCCGGCCCGCGCTGGAACGCTTCCGCCACTGGGAGCACGAGCTGGGGCGCTGCCTGCGCTGCTACGCCTGCCGCAACGCCTGCCCGCTGTGCGTGTGCCGCGACCATTGCCTGGCCGAGACGCGCCGCCCGGGCTGGCTCAGCCAGTCGTCGTCGGTGCGCGAGAAACTGCTGTTCCAGGTCATCCACGCCGTGCACACCGCCGGGCGCTGCACCGAGTGCGGCGAGTGCCAGCGGGCCTGTCCCATGGGCATTCCGCTGCTGACCATGAAGCGCGTGCTGGCCCGCGAAGCCGAGGCCCTGTTCGGCCACGTGGCGGGTACGGACCCGGGTCAGGTGCCGCCGCTGCTGACCTTCCGGGCCGAGGAGCCGACCATCCCCGACCACGGGACCGAGGAGGGCCGATGA
- a CDS encoding 4Fe-4S dicluster domain-containing protein: MTVLDLTHSCDMQFVAEVARESGQNLTLCYQCGNCTAGCPFTFAYDLPASSVMRALQWGQRETVLACSSIWICATCKTCTTRCPNNIDVARIMEVLRHISRREGYAPEKQIKQFQDSFLQSVMRHGRVFELGTMMSFIARSRRLADMDLGPKALTRGKLALRARDIHGRDEVEKIFRRYREGLEK; the protein is encoded by the coding sequence GTGACCGTCCTCGACCTGACGCACTCCTGCGACATGCAGTTCGTGGCCGAGGTTGCCCGCGAGAGCGGCCAGAACCTCACCTTGTGCTACCAGTGCGGCAACTGCACCGCCGGGTGCCCCTTCACCTTCGCCTACGACCTGCCGGCCTCCAGCGTCATGCGCGCCCTGCAATGGGGCCAGCGCGAGACGGTACTCGCGTGCAGCTCCATCTGGATCTGCGCCACCTGCAAGACCTGCACGACCCGCTGCCCCAACAACATCGACGTGGCCCGCATCATGGAAGTGCTGCGCCACATCTCGCGCCGCGAGGGCTACGCCCCCGAAAAGCAGATCAAGCAGTTTCAGGACAGCTTCCTGCAGTCGGTGATGCGCCATGGCCGGGTGTTCGAGCTGGGCACCATGATGAGCTTCATCGCCCGCTCGCGCCGCCTGGCGGACATGGACCTCGGCCCCAAGGCCCTGACCCGGGGCAAGCTGGCCCTGCGCGCGCGCGACATCCATGGCCGGGACGAGGTCGAGAAGATCTTCCGCCGCTACCGGGAGGGCCTGGAGAAATGA
- the glnH gene encoding glutamine ABC transporter substrate-binding protein GlnH produces the protein MTVAKRFMTLACALTLALTCSVASAKVLTVATDTNFPPFEFKDPDTGKHTGFDVELWDAIAKKLGLEYNLQPMDFNGIIPGLQSGQIDVGIAGMTIKPERAEVVDFSDGYYNAGLLVLVKAADESVKGIEDLKGKVVSTKLGTTSEDFVKANAGAKDVKLFPNNDAMFMELLSGGADAVVFDSPVIADFMRKAGQGQVKVVGPLYQGQSYGIAFPKGSELVAKVNEALAALRAEGAYADLYMKWFGTEPK, from the coding sequence ATGACCGTCGCCAAACGCTTCATGACCCTGGCCTGTGCCCTGACCCTGGCCCTGACCTGCTCCGTGGCCTCGGCCAAGGTGCTCACCGTGGCCACCGACACCAACTTCCCGCCCTTCGAGTTCAAGGACCCCGACACCGGCAAGCACACCGGCTTCGACGTGGAACTGTGGGACGCCATCGCCAAGAAGCTCGGCCTGGAGTACAACCTCCAGCCCATGGACTTCAACGGCATCATCCCCGGCCTGCAGTCCGGCCAGATCGACGTGGGCATCGCGGGCATGACCATCAAGCCCGAGCGCGCCGAGGTGGTGGACTTCTCCGACGGCTACTACAACGCGGGCCTGCTGGTGCTGGTCAAGGCCGCCGACGAGTCCGTCAAGGGCATCGAGGACCTCAAGGGCAAGGTCGTGTCCACCAAGCTGGGCACCACCTCCGAGGACTTCGTGAAGGCCAACGCGGGCGCCAAGGACGTGAAGCTGTTCCCCAACAACGACGCCATGTTCATGGAGCTGCTCTCGGGCGGCGCCGACGCCGTGGTCTTCGACTCCCCGGTCATCGCCGACTTCATGCGCAAGGCCGGCCAGGGGCAGGTCAAGGTGGTCGGCCCGCTGTACCAGGGCCAGTCCTACGGCATCGCCTTCCCCAAGGGCAGCGAGCTGGTGGCCAAGGTCAACGAGGCCCTGGCGGCCCTGCGCGCCGAGGGCGCCTACGCCGACCTGTACATGAAGTGGTTCGGCACCGAGCCCAAGTAG
- a CDS encoding Lrp/AsnC family transcriptional regulator → MNGKTLTLDATDYGIIAELQRNGRESYKRIAQRLGVSDGTVRLRTERMMRAGYLRVTASVDPLFFESQISAMVGICLDHPANEEIIRRIAAMSGVQSVINVTGRFDLLVEVSVGSRKALRHFLVDDLAAVGGVTSTESFVYLEADGKWVELREHALAGVVPE, encoded by the coding sequence TTGAACGGCAAGACCCTGACCCTGGATGCCACGGACTACGGCATCATTGCCGAATTGCAGAGGAATGGGCGCGAGTCCTACAAGCGCATCGCCCAGCGGCTGGGGGTGTCCGACGGCACGGTGCGCCTGCGCACCGAACGCATGATGCGCGCCGGATACCTGCGCGTCACGGCCTCGGTGGACCCGCTGTTCTTCGAAAGCCAGATTTCGGCCATGGTCGGCATCTGCCTGGACCATCCGGCCAACGAGGAGATCATCCGGCGCATCGCCGCCATGTCCGGGGTGCAGTCGGTGATCAACGTCACCGGGCGCTTCGATCTGCTGGTGGAGGTGTCCGTGGGTTCGCGCAAGGCCCTGCGCCATTTCCTGGTGGACGACCTGGCCGCCGTGGGCGGGGTGACGTCCACCGAGAGCTTCGTGTACCTGGAGGCCGATGGCAAATGGGTGGAGCTGCGCGAGCACGCCCTGGCCGGAGTGGTGCCCGAGTGA
- a CDS encoding FAD/NAD(P)-binding protein: protein MTDAANPYLPLAATVVEVVDETPAIKTLRMTLDDPAARAAFTYRPGQVVQLSVYGVGEATFVLNSTPTRPEFLQCSVMRAGEVTEALHALRTGDQVGLRGPLGNAFPLDALRGRDVLLVAGGIGMAPLRTLLLYMLDNRADFGTIRLLYGARGPRDMAYGAELEQWAAAPGLELTLTVDAPDPGWPHRTGLIPNVLRELAPSPEGAVAVTCGPPIMIRFTVQALRELGFADAAIVTTLERRMKCGIGLCGRCNIGPRYVCVDGPVFTMAELGELPAEL, encoded by the coding sequence GTGACTGACGCCGCGAACCCCTATCTGCCCCTGGCGGCCACCGTGGTGGAGGTGGTGGACGAAACCCCGGCCATCAAGACCCTGCGCATGACCCTGGACGACCCGGCGGCCCGCGCGGCCTTCACCTACCGCCCCGGGCAGGTGGTCCAGCTTTCGGTCTACGGCGTGGGCGAGGCGACCTTCGTGCTCAATTCCACGCCCACGCGCCCGGAGTTCTTGCAATGCTCGGTCATGCGCGCCGGGGAGGTCACCGAGGCGCTGCACGCCCTGCGCACGGGCGATCAGGTCGGCCTGCGCGGGCCGCTGGGCAACGCCTTCCCCCTGGACGCCCTGCGCGGGCGCGACGTGCTGCTGGTGGCCGGGGGCATCGGCATGGCCCCGCTGCGCACGCTGCTGCTCTACATGCTCGACAACCGCGCGGATTTCGGGACCATCCGCCTGCTGTACGGCGCGCGCGGCCCGCGCGACATGGCCTATGGCGCCGAGCTGGAGCAGTGGGCCGCCGCCCCGGGCCTGGAGCTGACCCTGACCGTGGACGCGCCCGACCCCGGCTGGCCGCACCGCACCGGGCTCATCCCCAACGTGCTGCGCGAGCTGGCGCCATCCCCCGAGGGCGCCGTGGCCGTAACCTGCGGCCCGCCGATCATGATCCGCTTCACCGTGCAGGCCCTGCGCGAGCTGGGCTTTGCCGACGCGGCCATCGTGACCACCCTGGAGCGGCGCATGAAGTGCGGCATCGGCCTGTGCGGGCGCTGCAACATCGGCCCGCGCTATGTCTGCGTGGACGGCCCGGTGTTCACCATGGCCGAGCTGGGCGAGCTGCCCGCCGAGTTGTAG
- a CDS encoding CoB--CoM heterodisulfide reductase iron-sulfur subunit A family protein: MRLGVFVCHCGSNIAATVDCAAVAEAARAMPDVAFAADSIYTCSEPGQEAIVAAVAEHGLDGVVVASCSPRMHERTFRRTVARAGLNPYMFEMANIREHVSWVGRDKERNTAKATDLVRMAVEKLRRNRPLTPREFPATRRVLVIGGGVAGIQAALDCADGGLEVVLVERTASIGGKMAQLDKTFPTVDCSSCVLGPRMVDVAQHPDITLYAYSEVAAVSGWVGNFEVSIRRKATYVDWNKCTGCGECIKKCPAKDAPDPFNAGLAPARAINIPFPQAIPKKAVINAAHCKQLTTGKCGVCAKVCPSGAIDYAMTDTTVTEKVGAVIVATGYELFDPTVYGQYGGGRYPDVITSMQYERMLSASGPTGGHVVRPSDGREPQSVVFIQCVGSRDRHIGRPYCSGFCCMYTAKQAILTRDHVPGAQTYVFYMDIRSPGKGYDEFIRRAMEEYGVRYVRGRVSRIFPKGDRLVVRGADTLMAAQVQVEADLVVLAVGAEHAPGAQELAATLRVSIDEHGFFLEGHPKLKPVETNTAGVYLAGACQGPKDIPASVSQASAAAAKVLGLFARGTLASDPQVALVDPRRCVGCLKCLKTCPFGAIREEQGRDGAVRALVVETVCQGCGVCCVTCPQGAVQLQHFTDDQILAEVEALCRTPLPTCG, from the coding sequence ATGCGCCTGGGCGTCTTCGTCTGCCACTGCGGCAGCAACATCGCCGCCACCGTGGACTGCGCCGCCGTGGCCGAGGCCGCCCGCGCCATGCCCGACGTGGCCTTTGCCGCCGATTCCATCTACACCTGCTCCGAGCCCGGCCAGGAGGCCATCGTGGCCGCCGTGGCCGAGCACGGGCTGGACGGCGTGGTGGTGGCCTCGTGCAGCCCCCGGATGCACGAGCGGACCTTCCGGCGCACCGTGGCCCGCGCGGGCCTGAACCCCTACATGTTCGAAATGGCCAACATCCGCGAGCACGTCTCGTGGGTCGGGCGCGACAAGGAGCGCAACACGGCCAAGGCCACGGACCTGGTGCGCATGGCCGTGGAGAAGCTGCGCCGCAACCGGCCGCTGACGCCCCGGGAGTTCCCGGCCACGCGCCGCGTGCTGGTCATCGGCGGGGGCGTGGCGGGCATCCAGGCCGCCCTGGACTGCGCCGACGGCGGGCTGGAGGTGGTGCTCGTGGAGCGCACCGCGTCCATCGGCGGCAAGATGGCCCAGCTGGACAAGACCTTTCCTACCGTGGACTGCTCGTCGTGCGTGCTCGGCCCGCGCATGGTGGACGTGGCCCAGCACCCGGACATCACGCTGTACGCCTACAGCGAGGTGGCCGCCGTGTCCGGCTGGGTGGGCAATTTCGAGGTCAGCATCCGCCGCAAGGCCACCTATGTGGACTGGAATAAATGCACCGGCTGCGGCGAATGCATAAAGAAATGCCCGGCCAAGGACGCGCCCGACCCCTTCAACGCGGGGCTGGCCCCGGCGCGGGCCATCAACATTCCCTTCCCCCAGGCCATTCCCAAGAAGGCCGTCATCAACGCCGCGCACTGCAAGCAGCTGACCACGGGCAAGTGCGGGGTCTGCGCCAAGGTCTGCCCCTCGGGGGCCATCGACTACGCCATGACTGACACCACCGTCACCGAGAAGGTCGGGGCGGTCATCGTGGCCACGGGCTACGAGCTGTTCGACCCCACGGTCTACGGCCAGTACGGCGGCGGGCGCTACCCCGACGTGATCACCTCCATGCAGTACGAGCGGATGCTCTCGGCCAGCGGGCCCACGGGCGGGCACGTCGTGCGCCCCTCGGACGGGCGCGAGCCGCAAAGCGTGGTCTTCATCCAGTGCGTGGGCTCGCGCGACCGGCACATCGGCCGGCCCTACTGCTCGGGGTTTTGCTGCATGTACACGGCCAAGCAGGCCATCCTGACCCGCGACCACGTGCCCGGGGCCCAGACCTACGTCTTCTACATGGACATCCGCTCCCCCGGAAAGGGCTACGACGAGTTCATCCGCCGGGCCATGGAGGAATACGGCGTGCGCTACGTCCGGGGCCGCGTCTCGCGCATCTTCCCCAAGGGCGACCGGCTGGTGGTGCGCGGGGCGGACACGCTCATGGCCGCCCAGGTGCAGGTGGAGGCGGACCTCGTGGTCCTGGCCGTGGGCGCCGAGCACGCCCCGGGCGCCCAGGAGCTGGCCGCCACCCTGCGCGTGTCCATCGACGAGCACGGCTTCTTCCTGGAAGGCCACCCCAAGCTCAAACCCGTGGAGACCAACACGGCGGGCGTGTATCTGGCCGGGGCCTGCCAGGGGCCCAAGGACATTCCGGCCTCCGTGTCCCAGGCCAGCGCGGCGGCGGCCAAGGTGCTCGGGCTGTTCGCCCGGGGCACGCTGGCCAGCGACCCGCAGGTGGCCCTGGTGGACCCGCGCCGCTGCGTGGGCTGCCTCAAATGCCTGAAGACCTGCCCCTTCGGCGCCATCCGCGAGGAGCAGGGCCGGGACGGGGCCGTGCGCGCCCTGGTGGTGGAGACGGTCTGCCAGGGCTGCGGCGTGTGCTGCGTGACCTGCCCCCAGGGCGCCGTGCAGCTCCAGCATTTCACCGACGACCAGATCCTCGCCGAGGTGGAGGCCCTATGCCGGACCCCGTTGCCGACCTGCGGATAG
- a CDS encoding glycine C-acetyltransferase encodes MPHPLLDSLARQAAALRDQGLYKRERVIASPQQAAITLAGGREVLNFCANNYLGLANDPRLVAAAKAALDRYGFGMSSVRFICGTQDVHRELEGRISAFLGTEDTILYGSCFDANGGLFEALLGPEDAVASDALNHASIIDGIRLCKAARLRYANNDMADLRARLAQARDQGARHVLVATDGVFSMDGTLADLGALCDLAAEFGALTMVDDSHGVGVLGAGGRGTHEHCGVLGRVDVITGTLGKALGGASGGYVSGRAEVVDWLRQRSRPYLFSNTLAPVIAATSLAVLDILADSGALRARLHAAAARFRAGMTGAGFRVPPGVHPIVPVMLGDAVLAQRMAARLLDEGIYVVGFAYPVVPQGAARIRVQLCAAHTDEHVDRAVDAFTRVGRELGVVS; translated from the coding sequence ATGCCACACCCCCTGCTCGACTCCCTGGCCCGGCAGGCCGCCGCCCTGCGCGACCAGGGCCTGTACAAGCGCGAGCGGGTCATCGCCTCGCCCCAGCAGGCGGCCATCACCCTGGCCGGAGGCCGCGAGGTGCTGAACTTCTGCGCCAACAACTACCTCGGGCTGGCCAACGACCCCCGGCTGGTGGCGGCGGCCAAGGCCGCGCTGGACCGTTACGGCTTCGGCATGTCCTCGGTGCGCTTCATCTGCGGCACCCAGGACGTGCACCGCGAGCTGGAAGGACGTATCTCCGCTTTTCTGGGCACCGAGGACACCATCCTCTACGGCTCGTGCTTCGACGCCAACGGCGGGCTGTTCGAGGCCCTGCTCGGCCCGGAGGACGCCGTGGCCAGCGACGCGCTCAACCACGCCTCCATCATCGACGGCATCCGGCTGTGCAAGGCCGCGCGCCTGCGCTACGCCAACAACGACATGGCCGACCTGCGCGCCCGGCTGGCCCAGGCCCGCGACCAGGGCGCCCGGCATGTGCTGGTGGCCACCGACGGCGTGTTCTCCATGGACGGCACCCTGGCCGACCTGGGCGCCCTGTGCGACCTGGCCGCCGAGTTCGGGGCCCTAACCATGGTGGACGACTCCCACGGCGTGGGCGTGCTGGGCGCGGGCGGGCGCGGCACCCACGAGCACTGCGGGGTCCTGGGCCGGGTGGACGTGATCACCGGCACCCTGGGCAAGGCCCTGGGCGGGGCCTCGGGCGGCTACGTCTCGGGCCGGGCCGAGGTGGTGGACTGGCTGCGCCAGCGTTCGCGGCCCTATCTCTTCTCCAACACCCTGGCCCCGGTCATCGCGGCCACGTCGCTGGCGGTGCTGGACATCCTGGCCGACTCCGGGGCCCTGCGCGCGCGGCTGCACGCCGCCGCCGCGCGGTTTCGCGCGGGCATGACGGGGGCCGGGTTCCGCGTGCCGCCCGGGGTCCACCCCATCGTCCCGGTGATGCTGGGCGACGCGGTGCTGGCCCAGCGCATGGCCGCGCGGCTGCTGGACGAGGGCATCTACGTGGTGGGCTTCGCCTACCCGGTGGTACCCCAGGGCGCGGCGCGCATCCGCGTGCAGCTCTGCGCCGCGCATACCGACGAGCACGTGGACCGCGCCGTGGACGCCTTCACCCGCGTGGGGCGCGAGCTGGGCGTCGTCAGCTAG